The window GAACAGCCTTATATATAGTAACACTGAATGGGCTTTCCAAAAAAGCCTTATAAATCAGATTATGCTATCCTTATATATATATATATATCATTTAAATATTTAGATTAGTACATGCATTTAATTAAACGATGGAGTTTAGATTTATCAGGATTATTATTTCCAGATCTTTGCAACGCCTGCGGTACACCATTATTTGTAGGTGAGAATTTGATATGCATAAAGTGTTTATTCGACTTACCTTTTACAGACTATCATTTACATGCTGAAAATCGGGTGGCTAAGCAGCTTTGGGGACGATTACCCATTCATGCAGCAATGGCTATGATGTATTTTAGAAAAGGTGCAAAAGTTCAAAACTTGATTCACAACTTAAAATACCATGATAGGATACTTGTTGGCAAACTATTAGGCAAAATGCTTGGTGAAAGATTAAATGCCAGTCATTTATATATAGGTATAGATTTCATTATACCTGTTCCGTTGCACTATACAAAATTTAGAAAAAGAGGCTATAACCAAAGTACTTCTATTGCAGAAGGAATTTCACAAGAAATGGGTGTACCTTTTAGTGAAACTAAATTGATCCGACTGCTTGAAACTGAAAGTCAGACCAAAAAAAGCAGGTATAACCGATATGAAAATATGAAAGCGGTATTTAAGGTTACTGAAGCGGAAAGTATTATCGGTAAACATATTTTACTAATAGACG is drawn from Pedobacter mucosus and contains these coding sequences:
- a CDS encoding ComF family protein, with product MHLIKRWSLDLSGLLFPDLCNACGTPLFVGENLICIKCLFDLPFTDYHLHAENRVAKQLWGRLPIHAAMAMMYFRKGAKVQNLIHNLKYHDRILVGKLLGKMLGERLNASHLYIGIDFIIPVPLHYTKFRKRGYNQSTSIAEGISQEMGVPFSETKLIRLLETESQTKKSRYNRYENMKAVFKVTEAESIIGKHILLIDDVITTGATLEACANELLTNGAAKVSIAALAFAE